A section of the Arabiibacter massiliensis genome encodes:
- a CDS encoding helix-turn-helix transcriptional regulator: MESERFTMKGVLAQGGSATMVGYMMYAAWDSMERDRYLAAYQGAGEIPILWSPVFLTVALLCALAAFLARKDVVRTVRREPFCWAVPLAASASSITLCLQRLAGETPNPVLIATFAVCIAWYVLAWAERFGSLGGVRTLAVLLVADALSALFQIVCVQTMGSMALLVTTALMPLASFALLRATPRESDEELRRLSPTATWSWGLVAGIGAFGMLYFMLRSMLYIHPYSYVDSIVVPVSSLLTLAVLAALAFGLRASGRFIERFIPCMLGVAVLLSAVAIVLTSFFQVSEVWSMLVVMSNRCGFIALVIALAEACKRQRVHPIALFGVGFAALYAGYSIGGFIGVNLARYDSNATGLLLGCSLLALFCVGLGLVWMFRTQRAEQPAGTGDVPAEASEAAAPSLDECYERAIQGLASAYALSPREGEVLMLVARGRSSTYISEALFISPNTTKKHIQHVYKKLGVHSNQEAIDLVEEECRALA, translated from the coding sequence ATGGAGTCGGAGCGATTCACCATGAAGGGGGTCCTCGCGCAAGGGGGGTCCGCCACGATGGTGGGCTACATGATGTACGCCGCGTGGGACTCGATGGAGCGCGACCGCTACCTGGCGGCCTACCAGGGCGCCGGCGAGATACCCATCCTCTGGTCGCCCGTGTTCCTCACCGTGGCGCTCCTGTGCGCGCTGGCGGCGTTCCTCGCGCGCAAGGACGTCGTGCGGACGGTGCGGCGCGAGCCCTTCTGCTGGGCCGTGCCCCTGGCGGCCTCGGCGTCGAGCATCACGCTGTGCCTCCAGCGCCTGGCCGGCGAGACGCCCAATCCCGTGCTCATCGCCACGTTCGCCGTGTGCATCGCCTGGTACGTGCTGGCGTGGGCCGAGCGCTTCGGCTCGCTGGGAGGCGTGCGGACGCTCGCCGTGCTGCTCGTGGCCGACGCGCTCTCGGCGCTGTTCCAGATCGTGTGCGTGCAGACGATGGGCTCCATGGCGCTGCTCGTCACCACGGCCCTCATGCCTCTCGCATCGTTCGCCCTCCTGCGCGCCACGCCGCGCGAGTCCGACGAAGAGCTGCGCCGCCTCTCCCCCACGGCCACGTGGAGCTGGGGGCTCGTCGCGGGCATCGGCGCGTTCGGCATGCTGTACTTCATGCTGCGCAGCATGCTCTACATCCACCCCTACAGCTACGTGGACTCCATCGTCGTGCCCGTGAGCTCGCTGCTCACGCTCGCCGTGCTGGCGGCGCTGGCGTTCGGGCTGCGCGCGAGCGGGCGCTTCATCGAGCGGTTCATCCCGTGCATGCTGGGCGTCGCCGTGCTGCTTTCCGCAGTGGCCATCGTGCTCACGTCGTTCTTCCAGGTGAGCGAGGTGTGGAGCATGCTCGTGGTGATGAGCAACCGCTGCGGGTTCATCGCGCTGGTCATCGCGCTCGCCGAGGCCTGCAAGCGCCAACGCGTGCACCCGATCGCGCTGTTCGGCGTAGGGTTCGCCGCGCTGTACGCGGGCTACTCGATAGGCGGGTTCATCGGCGTGAACCTGGCGCGCTACGACAGCAATGCGACGGGGCTCCTTCTGGGATGCTCGCTTTTAGCGCTGTTCTGCGTGGGGCTGGGCCTGGTGTGGATGTTCCGCACCCAGCGCGCCGAACAGCCGGCGGGGACAGGGGACGTCCCCGCGGAGGCGTCCGAAGCCGCCGCCCCCTCGCTCGACGAGTGCTACGAGCGCGCCATCCAGGGCCTCGCGTCGGCCTACGCCCTCTCGCCGCGCGAGGGCGAGGTGCTCATGCTGGTGGCGCGCGGGCGCAGCAGCACCTACATCTCCGAGGCGCTGTTCATCTCGCCCAACACCACGAAGAAGCACATCCAGCACGTCTACAAGAAGCTGGGCGTGCACTCCAACCAAGAGGCCATCGACCTCGTGGAAGAGGAGTGCCGCGCCCTCGCGTGA
- a CDS encoding cold-shock protein: MAEGTVKWFNPEKGYGFISQNDGEDLFVHFSEIKMDGFKTLDEGQAVQFDVTTGQNGKLQASNVTKA; the protein is encoded by the coding sequence ATGGCAGAAGGTACCGTGAAGTGGTTCAACCCCGAAAAAGGCTACGGCTTCATCTCCCAGAACGACGGCGAGGATCTCTTCGTCCACTTCTCTGAGATCAAGATGGACGGGTTCAAGACGCTCGACGAGGGCCAGGCGGTCCAGTTCGACGTGACGACCGGCCAGAACGGCAAGCTCCAGGCCAGCAATGTGACCAAGGCGTAA